TCCAGAGCATCGAATAATCCATGAGGTGTGTTGGGGCATGGGGCCGAAATATAGACGGAAACATTACCGGTGAGATTTTGGCGATCCTCATGAAAAATCAGCCGGGCGTCAGAGGGTGTCAGGCGTTGCTGCCCTTCCCTGGGCCGTTTTCGGAAGCATGACGAGAGACGTCCACCGCGGGTTCTTGACTTATCGTTTGCAACATGGCGATGACCGCATCTTTCAGGGGTGGCAAGTCATGCTGTACAACTTCCCACACAAGTTCCAAGTCGAGGCCAAGATAGTGATGAGCTAAACGGTCTCTCATGCGCGCAATGGCGGACCAGGGAATGTTCGGATGCGAGGCCAACAACTCCGCTGGAAGCTGCTTGACGGATGCTCCGATGAGTTCGAGATTATGCACAATACCATCTTGGAGGAGCGGGGACTCGAAAAATGCTCGGGAACCTTCTGCACTATATGACGCGATGCGATCAAGACTCTGAAGAATCTGCGTCAGATAAGCGGGGGCTCGCGCCGTCATAATGGAATGCAATCCCGTCGAATGGCTGCATCAATGGCCGGGGGTAGTCCCCGGTCGGACACCACGTCCACAGGGCAACCGAGCAATGCCTCAACCGCGCCCTCGAAACTCAGGAGATCCAGCAAACTGTGTCCGGGGCTTACGTGGACTAACAAATCGACGTCGCTACGCGAAGATGCGGTGCCACGTGCCTGTGACCCAAACACCCGGATATTCGTCAGGCCAAACCGGTTAGCCAATTCCAGGATTTCCGTGCGCCGGTTAGAAAGATCTTGTAAAAGCATCCTGACGTTACCTCCTCTGTCTCTTAGTATATTCCAGGGAGGCAGAGGATAATCAATGGGCAAATTAATCTGTCGTTTGACCCAAATAAGGGGAAAACGACCGTGCGTCGCCTTGTTTCAGATTTTGTGAGTCGTGAATCGGTCGCAAGAGCGTTATCGATCGCTCACGGCGACGAGATGCTGATGGACAAAATAGACGGTGGCGGTCGGATAGACCCAAGCGATTTGGGATTGGCCGTGATAGGTGGTCGGATAGGTGCGTTCCGGTGGACCCCAGAGATGTCGGACGGTGGTCATAGAGGCGCCATCCGGGAGCCAGGGCCGGGATGACGCGGGGGAAGCCGAAGCGGTGGCGGTCCACGGCGTGGCCTGATGCCAATTGTGTTGAAACCAGGCCGCGAGGTGTTGGCGATCGGTGCCGGACACGATAAGGCCCATTTCCCGATTGTCTTGGAGGGAGACGGCCGAGAGGTTTTGGGAGCCGAGAAAGGCTTGGGTGGGCGTAATCAGGGTTTTGGCGTGGACGTAAGGCGTATTCAGGGTCCGAATGTGGACGCCGGCGGCGGCTAAGGTCGCCAGACGCGCTGCGGCGGCAGCATCGGCGGGGGGAGGACACAGTAGGGACAAACGCGGTCCGTCCGCCGCCATTTGGGCGAGAATGGTGGGGTCATCGCCAATTTCTTCGGTCATCATCGCAATGGAGCCGGGGGACTGGAGCAAGTGTAACCAGGTCGTTGTCGCGCCCGGAGAAAGGACTAAGGTGCGACGCGGAGCGGCTCCGGCCGGTTGCCGGGTCCAGTCGGCTTGAAAGACCTGGGCGGCGGCGTTGGCCGTAGGGCCTGTGACTTGCGCGGCGACTTCGAGATTCGTCCCATCAAAGGCACTGGCGGTGAAATTAGGCGATCCGATAATGGCGGTTGCACCGATGGTGCCCGGATTGATGACGAGGTATTTGGCATGGTCGAAGGCATAGGCTTGATCGAAGCGAGGCGGAGCCCATCGGACGGTGCAATTGGGAATCGTGTGGAGCATGTGTTCTTCTTGCGTCACGGCGGCTGTGTCATGGTACGGATTGGGGGCTAGTAGCACGTGAATGGGGATGCCGCGTTGGCCCGCTTGGCGTAATGCGGTGAGGATAGCGGAATCATCAATGAGATAGACATTGAGGTCAATGCCAGTGCGGGCGTGGTCAATGGCGGTGATCCAGGGCGTCACACCATCAGCGGGTTCTATAATGACAGACGGAGCCATTGTCGGGGAAGCGGACGGAGCGGGGGCGATGAAAGATGGTGGGGTATTGGACAGGGGGACGGATAGCGTTCCACATCCGGCAAGCCAGGGAATGAGTCCGAGAAGGGAAATCTTGTCATAGAATTTCAAAGAATCATCTCCCATCGGGATAATGGAAAATTGTTTGGTAGAAAGCCTATCCGTGACGATAGGCGTTTTCGGTAAAGTGGGCAAAATGGTCAAGATTTTTCGAAATGGTTGGCATGGGCTGATGCCAATCATAATTGGCTGAAAGCGATAAAATGCCAACTATTATGGTCTTAGGACATCGTAGATTTTTTAGAATAAATCACAAACGAGTGTTATTGATGGACAACAGGATTCAGCGGGGCGTATGATCGCGATGGTAGAATAATCCTCTGATACCCGTTGGAATTTGCGGGGATGCAACGCGGATATGCACAAACAATCTCGGCATCTCACTCACCTTCTCGTAATGCTTGGATTTCAGCCATGATGTCCTCGTCGGATAAATGGACTTCCTGAATCTTCAAAGCCAGATGCGCCCGTGCGATTTGATACCGGTGTTCCCGTAGGGCTGCGGATTCTTTACCCGTGACAACTTTTAGACGGGTGACAGGATTCAGAAACTTCACTGTAATGACCCCCTTTATTGACTCATTGTCGTTGATTGATTTTGGAAAATAATATTGGTACACGTGTTTTAGCGGATGTTTTAGATCATTTTAGAACAGAATGGAACGGTGTTGCTTGTGTCGTGCGAGTGTGATGCATAGAAGAGAAAAGATCAGGCATCATAGGATAAAACGACTCACATAGTTGGGAATGTGGGGGAAGTTCAGCGCGGATATAATCGCTGATATACATTGTCAGGCAGCCAACGATGACCGAATCCGCGCACGCGAATGGTCTGTCCGGTGTCTTGATAGACAATGCGCAGATCGGCAGGATGCTTACGGGTGTGTTGACTTTGGAAGTGATACGATTTCCATCCGCTGAGATGGTCCCGAAGATTTTGCCCGATATCGCGCCGCTGCACGATGAATACGAGGGCTTCCTCGACATGGATCATGGCCGTATGCCAGCGTTTTTCTTCGGGAAAAGCCATCGCCATGAGGACCACATCATCTACCAGGGCGTTCGGATCCATTTCAATGCCGGGGATGGCGGCAATGCGTTGAATCCATGCGGCTAGCGCGGCATTACTGATCATGGTTGTCTAAGACGTTGCGGAGATGATCATGGCGTTTTGTGAAGCTTGCTAATGCCTGCTGGGCTAAATCGTCACCGGAGGCCCAGTGTTGTAAAGCGTCTCGTTGGGCAAACAAGGCGTCTACACGGGCTTGTTCCAATTCTTCTTCAAGTTGGTCCAAATAGGTTTTTATAGCTTGATAGACTTCGGGTTTCAGGAGAATCGCTGTGGTTTGATTCCGATCCAAAACTTCTAAAACAGAGAATTTATTGAGATCGGCCCGCCATTGCGTGGAACGACCTAACTGCGTCACGCTAACACGACTGTGTAAATCGAATCCGCGTCGAACAGCTTCAAGGTGTTCAAACAGGTTTTGTTTCATGGCGTGATGTCCTTCTTTCGCTTTCTATAGGATGTAAAGACTCGTGAATTATTATATCAGAATGTGTAATAAACGACGCATTATGATGTGGAATACAATACACATACGGAAAAATCCTGGAGCGGTCTAGGTGAGGCCGAGCGCTCATCCTAGGGTGTTGAGGAATAGATAGGGTAGGAAAGAGGTCAGGGGCCATCTCTCGTGTTGAAGGGATGAAACGAACATAATGGGGGGCGCGAACGCTTGGGTTATGGGCGGCGATCTATCCATCGTTCGCGCCAATACCAATAATCCTGGTCGGACGCGAAGGCTCCGCCAAAGGGACCGTCTGGCTCATTATCGTGGTCGAAAAAGGGACAGAAGGTGTGACAATCGGTTAATTGGTGCCATCGGTAGCATTGTTCGTTGCGCGCGTCTTCGAGAGAGGTAAAAATGACGTCGTCGGGACGATCAGACCCGTGGAGGTATTGGGTGCGCACCAGATAGTGCGACGCATCGATTTGGAAAATGGAGAGAATAAAAGGTTCGTCATCTTCGCGGGTGTCACGGTATTGGTTAATCAGGATCATGGGCACGCCCTCCGGGATCAGGATTTCGGTGGCCTTGACAGACAGCTCGCCGGATAGGGCGGGCTACAGCTCATGAGAACATGTTAGGGGTCGAATAGAATCAAGATAATACCCGCAGAATTTCTTCTTGCACAATGCGCTGAATGGTTTGGGCCATCTCGGCATAAGACCGTTTCCCGTCATCGTCTCCGAATTCGATGGGATCGTAAAGAATATCGGCTTCGCAGGGGCCCAGACGGTCCGCGACGCGTTGGCCGATGGTTGCGGCGGCATTGTGAACAGTGTGCCAAAGGGGACACGGCGTGGTAGTTTGCGGACATACGGGAGAGGGAACCGAAGGGTTTGCAGAATGGCTCATGAGATTCACTCCTTATCATTATTTAAGGCGGTATGGCGGGGCGCGCGCCCCATATTTTTGTGATGGACGTCGTGAAATCGTTGGGCGATTTCTGTGGGAGTCCAGCCGCAATGTACGGCGGTGCCGATCCATAAATAGAGGAGATCGGTCAGTTCTTCGGTCAAGTGGTCCCAATCGGTTTGAGTAAACCCGGTGTGATCGGTGCCCCGAGGGGCCTTGGTCACAACCGAGGCAATTTCACCCAATTCTTCTTGCATGAGGGCTAGGCGGAGCAGGAGATCGTGGCGGGTGCCGGTGGTGATGGGAAACCCGTTTTGGGCATGGAAGGTTTCTACCGCGTGGTAGGCATCGGTGATAGTCATGTTGGGATGTGCAGACGATAAAGCAAAGCGCACAATCAGATGGTCTAGCGATAGGGGGAACGTGTGATGGCACGCAGGACAGATGACGGACTTGTCGATTTCAGGAGCGGAACAGGGAGATGGGTGAGAGCAAAACGGACAGAGGATGCGAAAATGTTGCAGGACGAGACCGTCATCGGATAGGTGAACCATGGCTTCAAAGACTTCCTGGACAGGGCGATTAACAATCCGAGCGATCATATTGGGTGTTATCTGACAGGCTGCTTGCGGTTCTGAAAGGTCTTGTAGCAGGGCGAGGATTTGTGTTTTGAGAGGGTCTGCCATTGAGAGGGCACGGTCCTTTCTCAAAGAATGACGAAATGGCGAACGGATTGAGCCCGTTCGCCATGCAATAGGGTGGTGATCGTCTCTGGATAATAATTTACAGGCTTTCCGTGTCTTTGTCATGCCGCATCCACTCCGGGTGGCGAGAGTACACCCAGCCGGGCGATTGGTGGCCCTCATCATCCTCGAAGATACTCCAGCCGTTTTCGGTGGGATTGTACACATCGAGTTCTTCAAGGTCATAGCCGCCGGGATGTATGGTGATGCCGAGAATGATGAGGGCGTTTTCGTCGTCGTGGGGATCTTCCCAGCGGTGCGCGACTTGCAGGGCATATTCGGGATTCGGTGTGAGGTAGAAATTTTGGATAACGCCGCCGGAATAATCGAGGACTTCGTAAAGCCAGGGAATAGCGTCCTCGACGTCGGAGTCATCGGATGACGGGAAACCGGAAACGTTTTGCGGTGGAGCCGTGACGTGTGGCTGGAGCACCAAACCGATCAGGGAGGGCGGGATGGGATCACCTTCGATGATAGCTAACAGGGTGGCCGTCATGGTGCGACCGGTATAGGCGGCGTGTTCGGCTTGGCGCTGAATGGCTCGGGGCGTGGTCATGGTGGGCACCGGAATGTCTTCGGGACGGATTTCGATACCGGTGAGCGTTTGGCCCACGGTAAACCCATAGGGATAATCGGCACGGGGGAGAAAGAGGGTGGAGATGGGCCGGCGCGAGAATTGTTCAAACAGTTGAGGAGACAGGATCAGACGATCGGTCGGCATGGTGACACTCCTTTCCTAATGGGGCGAGGATAACGCCAAGAAGGCGTGTAAGATTTCGCGAATCGTGTGTTGTTGAGCGGCGTTCACGCGACGATACATGTGGAGGAGATCGTGTTCATCGGTATGCAGGACATCCGTCTCGTCGAAGGGGTTTCCGGTGGCCCAGTGATAGTACGTGACGGGATCGTCCGATTGGGCGGTATAGGTGCGAATCATGAGAGCCTGTTGAACGGGATGCCATTCCACGCTGGCTGCGAGTTGTCCGTTAATGGCAATATCGTAGCCGGGATACTCGTCATGTGGAGCGCCGATGACGGTAAGAGTACCGCCAGGAGTCGAAATGGTGGCAGGCACATTGGGTTCTAATTGAAAGCTCAGAAGCGCAAAACCGGGATAAAGCTCAGGATTGCGGGTAACGTCTGTGATACGAACTCGACAGAATTGGCCGGTTCGGCCCACGTTCGGCTGGTATTCATAAAACGTGATGTGATCACCAACAGAAAACGGGGTGTCTTGAGATTCGGAGCGAATATTGGCCGTGCATTGTTGACGGGTGATGGCATAAAAATCATCGGGATCAATGGAAAAAGCATAGGAACGCATATTAATCATCCTCCGTGATAAGGGCTTCCGCCTCTTGTTGGGGGATACACGTCATTTGTTGGGTTTCCCGGTCATAAACATACCAATGGGTGCTGGAGGATTCCTCATCGCGGGTGATCGAGAGGGCGCGAGCGACGGCTTCTTGTGGAGAATGAGCTTCGTGCGCTGAACAGGTGACGATAAACGACACGACATAGCGTTCTGAGGCGAATGCATAGGAGCTATCGAGTTCGTGGAGCATGAAGGGCAAAGACGGGGGCATACGGTACGACCTCCTTGACTGGCATGATGACAGCGTGACAGGAACGGGAAGAATCTCGCGACCGGAAATGGGTTCCGGTCACAACATTTTGAGAGGTTTTCTGGTGAGAGAGAGGGATAAAAAACTGTGGGCTCTGCAAGGTGTCAGGCGACTTTAACGAATTCTTTAGCCGACCGCGCTTCAGCGAGAACTCTTTCAATGGGTTTTGATCCATTATGATTGCGGTTTTTCTTTTTCGCGGGCCACGTTGTACAGAATCTCGCCGAGGTCTTGCATAACTCGTTGCATGTTCGTCAAGAGATTGTTGACGGTGTTGATCTCATTGCGGAGGGTTCGGATAACGTTTTTCAGGGTATCGAGGTTCTCAGCGTTCATGACGTAGCCTCCTATAAAAATTGATGACCGGAGCGGGACATAAGCGACCGGAACCCGTTTCCGGTCGCTAGGGGTTTGCATTGCCACAGAGAGGAGGAAGAATCTTAGAGTGTGTGACCATCATCACAGCGGTAGGAGATAGGGACATCCACCCCATCGAGAATGAATGCGCCGGCTTGTAGCTGTTGGTCGGCACACCGTAGCGTTGGGGCGATAAGGCTCATCGAAGATAAAAAGGTTTTGGGGACTTAGGTATGCTCCTTGTCGGAATGAGAGAACATTGTGAGTTACAGACGAATACGGTGACGGTTCCTCGCCCGGGACTCGGTTAACAGGTGCTGACGTATACACCAAAAGTGTCAGCTGGTGAAAATAGCGATTTTGGTTGTGCCATCTATAATGAACCATAAGAAACCGAAAAGAGAGACGATGTAATTATAGAATAGAAAATTCCAAGTGCCTTTTCGTTCAGGAACAAATAGTGTTGCCAGCGATCATGGTGATAGTGGAGCAAGGGCACGATAAAGCACATCTCGGGGTGGTAGCAGTGATGATCGCCATTGCATCACCACCAGAGGGTTCGTAGAGGCATTGGTCTCATCAATTCAATCGGTTTGAGGATTCTCGCCAATCCGGGGGTCTAAGGCATCGGGCATTTCTGTGACAGCATTGTTACTGAGAATTGGAGCGTATGCGTTGCAATCGGTGAGGCGTTCAATGAAGACGCTAAAGGCTAGACTATGAAAGCCATTGGCATTGAGGCTAAAAACGCCGTAGGGTAAGGCAGTTTAGACATTCTGAAACTATTCGGCTAGGGCATCTTGAAGTTGAATGGCGTAACAATCGATTTCCATATGTTGACTATCCCTCCTGAAAGAAGCAAAATACGTAAACAAACCGGCCGATTGAAGTCGGCTACTTTACGGTATGCTTGTTTATGAGGTGTGGGCATGGTAATTTTTAGATTTGCTCTATGTCATGCTCTACGTCAATCCGACGAATCGTATCGTTCATCTGAATCCAGTGCTCCCTACATTGCATCAGAATCTGAAGCGCGGGAGTTGGTTTACCCAAAGCTGCCATGCTAATTCCCACGTTTTGCAGAGCTAGCCAGTACATGGGTGAATTCATAGTCTGATAAAGCGTACTCGCCCTTTGGGCATACTGCTGCGCCTGCTCCCATTCATTTAAGTAACCATAAACTGCAGATAATCCATGTGTCACCCATGCCTCCGCGACCAAACGCTGTGATGTGCCGTTAAGTCGATTTAAGACATCAGTGTATTGGTATTCTGACTGCTTGACATCGCCTTGCCTCAAAAGCGCAGATCCTGTGGCAATTCCTATACGAAGGCGTAAATCTAAGGGTACCGACATTTCCAAAAGAGCCTTGCCCCAACGAATAGTGTCGCCCCATTTTTGTTGTCTGAACAATGTCCGTTGAATGTGATAACCCAATTGAATGGCCCGTTCCTGATCTCCTTCGTTGAGAAACCACATGACCATAGCATTCGGCCAAGACAGGTCCTTCTGGGAGCAAACTTCGAGAATGCGTTGTACACGACGGTAGATTTCGTGAATGGTCCGTTTGTCATGGACGTGGATGGCATCCCACCATAAGTGTTCCAAATATTCATAGGCTACCATAATTTGACCTTTGTTCATCAAGTCATCAAGATAGAGCAGCTGTGAGCGAGTTTGGGTAGAGAAGTCTTGGGTTCCTAATAGCTCCCCGATTGGTATTTGAACACGTTGGCTCAATTGGACCAACAGATCTGTCGGTGGTGAGACCTTATCTTGTTCCAGGAGACTAATGTACGAACGGTCACAAAGACCTTGTGCAACTTGCTCCTGGGTTAATCGCGCAGCCTTACGCGCCATTCGAAATCGCGATCCGATGGTGCTGATGTGAATCCCTCCATTAGCTTGCTGTGAATCTTCACACCGTGAACTCTAGATGGCTGTTAGATTGATATTAACAGAAAATTACGGCCATAGCATTTATGGAGGGAACAGATATGAGACACACTCTGCGGTCTGCATTAGTCGCATTGATCTTGTTAACTGTTATCTTATCTACTGCTTCAGTCGCACTCGATGCATCCCAATCTTTTATGCACGTTACTCAATTGGCGGCTGGGTCAGTTTTGCCTAATGGCCTAACCGACCCGGGTGCTCCTTAACGCATGTACAATGTATTCACGTACCGTTCTGGATAAGGGAGGTTATTTTTTTGAGATGGAACGTACCAAGTGCACTGATACCGATCACTTAGTGAACTGGTCCCGCTATAACGTCATTGTGCCGTCAGGTGAGATGCGTTGGCTACTTTATAATACCGCTACTGCCCGTTTGCTCGCATTCAAAGCTGATCCCCAACCGATTCAAGCGTATTATGAAGAGGGTAACGAATTGTTTGCTGGACATGAGAAGCTCTACAATCTAGGATTTCTGGTCGACCAGTCCATCAATGAACTATCAGTTGTACGCAACGAATTCGACCGTCTGAAGGACCCGCGTTCGCAATCCCTACTGATTTTACCAACGGAGCAATGCAACTTCCGGTGTGTCTATTGTTATGAAGAGTTTATCAAGCCAAAAATGGCTCCAGACATACGGCAAGGGCTCATTACGTGGGTCCGGAATCATGCCCCACAGTGGAACGATTTTAGCGTAGCATGGTTTGGAGGCGAACCTCTAGTTGCGTATGATGTTGTGCACGAGCTTTCTGAGGCCTTTATAGACATCTGTTCTTCCACCAGGTGTCATTACAGGGCTTCGATGACCACCAACGGCTATTTGCTAAAATTTGATCGGGTTCAGCAGTTGCATGAGCTTGGAGTCCATCGCTACCAAATCACCTTGGATGGCGTTGAGGACAAACACGACATCAAACGTCATCTTATTAGCGGTAAGGGAACGTATGACACTATCATGCAGAATCTTATGGACATTCATCATTCGGAGTTGGACGTGTCAATTACCATTCGCATGAACATTGATCAGAATAATGGACCACATCTTTACCGCCTAATCGAAGTTCTAGCGGAGAAGCTGGAAGGTGATTCGCGGTTTCAATTTAGTATACACCTTATTGGCAAGTGGGGAGGTAGGAACGATAACAATCTTTCGGTGTATGAACAAAATGACGGCGTTT
The Sulfobacillus thermosulfidooxidans DNA segment above includes these coding regions:
- a CDS encoding HepT-like ribonuclease domain-containing protein, with amino-acid sequence MTARAPAYLTQILQSLDRIASYSAEGSRAFFESPLLQDGIVHNLELIGASVKQLPAELLASHPNIPWSAIARMRDRLAHHYLGLDLELVWEVVQHDLPPLKDAVIAMLQTISQEPAVDVSRHASENGPGKGSNA
- a CDS encoding nucleotidyltransferase family protein; its protein translation is MLLQDLSNRRTEILELANRFGLTNIRVFGSQARGTASSRSDVDLLVHVSPGHSLLDLLSFEGAVEALLGCPVDVVSDRGLPPAIDAAIRRDCIPL
- a CDS encoding phospholipase D-like domain-containing protein → MGDDSLKFYDKISLLGLIPWLAGCGTLSVPLSNTPPSFIAPAPSASPTMAPSVIIEPADGVTPWITAIDHARTGIDLNVYLIDDSAILTALRQAGQRGIPIHVLLAPNPYHDTAAVTQEEHMLHTIPNCTVRWAPPRFDQAYAFDHAKYLVINPGTIGATAIIGSPNFTASAFDGTNLEVAAQVTGPTANAAAQVFQADWTRQPAGAAPRRTLVLSPGATTTWLHLLQSPGSIAMMTEEIGDDPTILAQMAADGPRLSLLCPPPADAAAAARLATLAAAGVHIRTLNTPYVHAKTLITPTQAFLGSQNLSAVSLQDNREMGLIVSGTDRQHLAAWFQHNWHQATPWTATASASPASSRPWLPDGASMTTVRHLWGPPERTYPTTYHGQSQIAWVYPTATVYFVHQHLVAVSDR
- a CDS encoding nucleoside triphosphate pyrophosphohydrolase family protein, whose product is MADPLKTQILALLQDLSEPQAACQITPNMIARIVNRPVQEVFEAMVHLSDDGLVLQHFRILCPFCSHPSPCSAPEIDKSVICPACHHTFPLSLDHLIVRFALSSAHPNMTITDAYHAVETFHAQNGFPITTGTRHDLLLRLALMQEELGEIASVVTKAPRGTDHTGFTQTDWDHLTEELTDLLYLWIGTAVHCGWTPTEIAQRFHDVHHKNMGRAPRHTALNNDKE
- a CDS encoding DUF3850 domain-containing protein, giving the protein MRSYAFSIDPDDFYAITRQQCTANIRSESQDTPFSVGDHITFYEYQPNVGRTGQFCRVRITDVTRNPELYPGFALLSFQLEPNVPATISTPGGTLTVIGAPHDEYPGYDIAINGQLAASVEWHPVQQALMIRTYTAQSDDPVTYYHWATGNPFDETDVLHTDEHDLLHMYRRVNAAQQHTIREILHAFLALSSPH
- a CDS encoding helix-turn-helix transcriptional regulator, producing the protein MHISTIGSRFRMARKAARLTQEQVAQGLCDRSYISLLEQDKVSPPTDLLVQLSQRVQIPIGELLGTQDFSTQTRSQLLYLDDLMNKGQIMVAYEYLEHLWWDAIHVHDKRTIHEIYRRVQRILEVCSQKDLSWPNAMVMWFLNEGDQERAIQLGYHIQRTLFRQQKWGDTIRWGKALLEMSVPLDLRLRIGIATGSALLRQGDVKQSEYQYTDVLNRLNGTSQRLVAEAWVTHGLSAVYGYLNEWEQAQQYAQRASTLYQTMNSPMYWLALQNVGISMAALGKPTPALQILMQCREHWIQMNDTIRRIDVEHDIEQI
- a CDS encoding radical SAM/SPASM domain-containing protein; the encoded protein is MERTKCTDTDHLVNWSRYNVIVPSGEMRWLLYNTATARLLAFKADPQPIQAYYEEGNELFAGHEKLYNLGFLVDQSINELSVVRNEFDRLKDPRSQSLLILPTEQCNFRCVYCYEEFIKPKMAPDIRQGLITWVRNHAPQWNDFSVAWFGGEPLVAYDVVHELSEAFIDICSSTRCHYRASMTTNGYLLKFDRVQQLHELGVHRYQITLDGVEDKHDIKRHLISGKGTYDTIMQNLMDIHHSELDVSITIRMNIDQNNGPHLYRLIEVLAEKLEGDSRFQFSIHLIGKWGGRNDNNLSVYEQNDGVCTLTKVTQYGIEKGLNTGFFEQMLPHTPCYAAMPNSLVIGSDGIVYKCTVAFDNPINHVGKLYPDGRLDINEQYFAQWVVDGATDSSCQSCQVHPMCHGASCPVIRIEENTRPCPTVRKDLPAFIRLLDINMQMTQMKNRA